One Succinispira mobilis DSM 6222 genomic window carries:
- the eno gene encoding phosphopyruvate hydratase, with protein MSMIIDVYAREILDSRGNPTVEVDVTLEDGTFGRAQVPSGASTGAYEAVELRDGDKARYLGKGVLQAVKNVNEVIAPEIVGLDATAQVEIDNLMLALDGTPNKSKLGANAILGVSMAVAKAAAKALKLPLYKYLGGVNAKELPVPMMNILNGGEHADNNVDIQEFMIMPVGATSFREALRMNTEIYHQLKSVLKSKGLSTAIGDEGGFAPNLASNEDAIKVILEATEKAGYVAGKDIMIALDVAATEIYKDGKYHLEGEGVVKTSEEMVAYYEMLVNKYPIVSIEDGLAEDDWAGWKLLTEKLGKCVQLVGDDLFVTNVERLSTGIEKETANAILIKVNQIGSITETFNAIEMAKRAGYTCIISHRSGETEDTTIADIAVALNAGQIKTGAPARTDRVAKYNQLLRIEEELGSVAEYRGLKVFYNII; from the coding sequence GTGAGTATGATTATTGATGTATATGCAAGAGAGATTTTAGATTCACGCGGTAATCCAACAGTAGAAGTAGATGTAACTTTAGAAGATGGCACTTTCGGACGCGCTCAAGTTCCTTCAGGAGCGTCTACTGGAGCTTATGAAGCGGTAGAATTGCGTGATGGCGATAAAGCGAGATATTTGGGCAAAGGCGTATTACAAGCTGTAAAAAATGTCAATGAAGTAATTGCTCCAGAAATCGTGGGTTTAGATGCAACAGCACAAGTGGAAATTGATAATTTAATGTTGGCACTTGACGGCACGCCTAATAAAAGTAAACTTGGGGCTAATGCAATTTTAGGCGTATCGATGGCCGTAGCTAAAGCTGCAGCTAAAGCTTTGAAATTACCTTTATATAAATATTTAGGTGGCGTTAATGCTAAAGAATTACCAGTGCCTATGATGAACATTCTAAATGGTGGCGAGCATGCTGATAATAATGTGGATATTCAAGAATTTATGATTATGCCCGTGGGCGCAACTAGTTTCCGCGAAGCTTTACGCATGAATACTGAAATATATCATCAATTAAAAAGCGTTTTAAAATCTAAAGGTTTGAGCACCGCTATTGGTGATGAAGGTGGCTTTGCACCAAACTTAGCGTCTAATGAAGATGCGATTAAAGTTATTTTAGAAGCTACAGAAAAAGCAGGTTATGTGGCAGGCAAAGACATTATGATTGCCTTAGATGTAGCGGCGACAGAAATATATAAAGATGGTAAATATCATTTAGAAGGCGAAGGCGTGGTTAAAACTTCTGAAGAAATGGTAGCTTACTATGAAATGTTAGTTAATAAGTATCCAATTGTATCGATTGAAGATGGTTTAGCCGAAGATGATTGGGCAGGCTGGAAGTTGCTTACAGAAAAATTAGGTAAATGTGTACAACTTGTGGGCGATGATTTGTTTGTAACTAACGTAGAGCGCTTGAGCACAGGGATTGAAAAAGAAACTGCTAATGCAATTTTAATTAAAGTTAACCAAATCGGTAGCATTACGGAAACTTTTAATGCGATTGAAATGGCGAAACGGGCAGGATATACTTGTATTATTTCACATCGCTCAGGTGAAACTGAAGATACTACAATTGCCGATATTGCCGTAGCTTTAAATGCTGGTCAAATAAAAACTGGCGCCCCAGCACGTACGGATCGTGTAGCTAAATATAACCAATTACTAAGAATTGAAGAAGAACTTGGTAGTGTGGCGGAATACCGTGGTTTAAAAGTTTTTTATAATATTATCTAA